A DNA window from Rhinolophus sinicus isolate RSC01 linkage group LG10, ASM3656204v1, whole genome shotgun sequence contains the following coding sequences:
- the LOC109458842 gene encoding coiled-coil domain-containing protein 90B, mitochondrial has translation MHLFRTWKLMDLTNTKQLTAHLDSIRKDMVILEKSEFANPRAENEKMKIELEHAKQQLINETSRIRADNKLDTNLERSRAIDMFTDQQSYGSNHRTYQKDAKTKSTISETSNTTDTKIASLKMLMESNKLETIILQPQCLLAWR, from the exons ATGCATTTGTTCAGGACTTGGAAACTCATGGATTTGACAAA CACTAAACAGCTAACGGCTCATTTGGACTCCATCAGGAAAGACATGGTCATCTTAGAGAAAAGTGAATTTGCAAACCCAAGagcagagaatgagaaaatgaaaattgaattagAACATGCTAAGCAACAACTAATAAATGAAACCAGTCGAATCAGAGCAGATAACAAACTGGACACCAACCTAGAAAGGAGCAGAGCAATAGATATGTTTACAGATCAACAAAGTTATGGAAGCAACCACAGAACTTACCAAAAGGATGCCAAAACCAAAAGTACTATTTCAGAGACCAGTAATACAACTGACACCaaaattgcttctttaaaaatgctaatgGAATCTAACAAGCTTGAGACAATTATCTTACAGCCTCAGTGTTTACTTGCCTGGCGATAG